In Topomyia yanbarensis strain Yona2022 chromosome 2, ASM3024719v1, whole genome shotgun sequence, one DNA window encodes the following:
- the LOC131679684 gene encoding uncharacterized protein LOC131679684, which produces MDPMVNPTDDKTPEKNKSSSCVCCDRPETSDDCVQCDQCDGWWHMSCAEVTASVADRPWTCAHCLPLSVCSRTTVSSAKAERLSLKMKLLEEQQAMEKRHLVEKYAILEAEQNEMEEMASNRSRVSRRTSLERVKQWKQQCTDQGEGAYGLPPVGKSADFTAASLNQNSRIPKNSERSNSYQHATANINMPTSEKPATDTTVQQGRQHHGFSFYKPPLNSTVKPFNLQSLSKREQQQYTGAFPKSTLVQQEVVNTRGNVEPQVPPVAREGKPLCDPIINPPVPSKFEHSLQQIIKQFGTMASTATIPSLEANVLPIETKPVPLSGTNVGLQPPANPIIHGIVPPPAGTPISGPSLINPVLSIGTVPPPLGLPIIDQFTPSPSQLSARQVMSRDLPTFSGNPADWPIFISTFMNSSLACGYNSAENLARLQRCLKGPAYESVKSRLLLPESVPHVIDTLRLLYGRPELLISALLQKVRSVPAPKAERLETVIDFGIAVRSLCDHLEAAGQQEHLSNPTLLMELVGKLHAHTKMQWADHIQQHAVVNLKVFRDFMLRVVTAVSRVTMYVGEDGGYQQKPRQKGAVNTHTSEAESFQEIVREKERVCACCKKPGHRVSACSAFKAYTVDNRWKFAQNNGLCRSCLNAHGRRSCRNATRCVIEGCQYRHHPLLHSDRVSSINRPTQGSSTVQNHTHRQSKQALLFRIIPVAISGPRATIETFAFLDDGSDLSLIENDLVEQLGIDGRTTPLCLKWTGNVTRVESDSKQVRITIRGASSAKQFTIDDIRTVKELTLPEQSLDYGELAQRYRYLQGLPIVSYANAVPRLLIGVNNVNLTVPLQVKEGKKSDPVAVKTRLGWCIFGGSGKEGTHSLNYHACECASDQDLHIAVKEYFSMEDVGMKPSIVLESDEDKRARSIMEQSTRRVGDQFETGILWRYDDIELPDSYNMAFKRFECLERKMMRDPELAANLKNQIAEYQQKGYAHCATKAELERADPKRAWYLPLGAVTNPRKPGKVRLVWDAAAKVDGISLNSMLLKGPDQLTSLPAVLSRFRQYKVGVSADIREMFHQLLIREPDRHSQRFLFRNDPTKPVETYIMDVATFGSTCSPASAQYVKNKNAEEFSDRFPRAVEGILKSHYVDDYLDSFENDEEAERVSREIATIHQKGGFHLRTWVSNSAGVLRGLKEASANPSKSLCLNAVDRGDRVLGMLWQTSEDELLFSMEIKEEIQLVIDNGKRPTKRQMLKCLMGVFDPLGLLSVSLVHGKILLQDVWRAGLQWDEQVTEEIFDRWVRWTGLFPKIRGLRIPRCYFKEANVQVYDHLQLHVFVDASEVAFSAVAYFRVTNTEGKAECSIVAAKTKVAPLKPLSIPRMELQAAVLGSRLVSFVQENHSVKVKQRFLWSDSATVLAWLRADHRRYTQYVACRVGEILTTTDLAEWHWVPSKLNPADAATKWGKNPCPEATDEWFKGPEFLRLAEENWPKQPKPSKVPEEELRPCFLIQGSTIPEVVIDFSRFSRWRRLLGAVAYVHRFLGNCRRRCRGETPELLHLSQEELKKAKNTLVWIAQWQEYPDEMIAVSRGQAELPKSSSLYQLTPTVDECGVLRVGGRIGAAPHTSFDARFPVILPRKHPVTTLVVDDFHRTFRHGNSETVVNEIRQFYSIFQLRRVVKQVATVCQWCRVKKATPKVPRMAPLPLARLSSFTRPFTYTGIDFFGPLLVKVGRSSVKRWICLFTCLTTRAVHVEVAHSLSTPSCIKCIRRFICRRGAPVEIYSDNGTNFQGAERLLRKELENVHGELAATFTNASTKWVFIPPAAPHMGGAWERMVRSIKSAMEAAYNNDRKLDDEGLVTLAVEAEGIVKSRPLTYLPLDAAEVEALTPNHFLLGSSTGVRQPAVPFSDPVSAVKNSWNQIQRQLDVFWKRWIREYLPMLTKRMKWFGEVKPVAVGDLVLIADEVRRNGWTRGKIKDVVIAEDGRVRQAIVQTARGILRRPVSKLAVLEVELDGKTGTSGQCYGGENVTANTALGGVTVAEQYCHTVETSSVDDDVTRRREQSCHSQKC; this is translated from the coding sequence ATGGATCCAATGGTTAACCCCACGGATGATAAAACCCCagagaaaaataaatcttccaGCTGCGTTTGCTGCGATCGTCCGGAGACAAGTGACGATTGCGTTCAATGCGATCAATGCGATGGATGGTGGCATATGTCATGTGCGGAAGTGACTGCATCGGTTGCTGATCGGCCGTGGACCTGCGCCCACTGTTTGCCGCTGAGTGTTTGCTCCCGAACAACGGTATCCAGCGCTAAGGCAGAACGTTTGTCGTTGAAAATGAAGCTGTTGGAAGAGCAACAAGCGATGGAGAAACGTCATCTCGTCGAGAAGTATGCAATCCTGGAAGCGGAGCAGAACGAAATGGAAGAGATGGCTAGCAACCGAAGCAGGGTCAGCAGAAGGACGAGTCTAGAAAGGGTAAAGCAGTGGAAGCAGCAATGCACTGATCAGGGTGAAGGCGCATATGGTCTTCCGCCGGTGGGTAAATCGGCAGACTTTACAGCAGCCTCTCTGAATCAGAACTCACGCATCCCGAAGAACTCGGAGCGAAGCAATTCGTACCAGCACGCTACAGCTAACATCAATATGCCTACTTCGGAAAAACCGGCTACAGATACAACAGTGCAGCAAGGAAGACAACACCATGGGTTCAGTTTCTACAAACCACCGTTGAATTCAACAGTAAAACCATTCAACCTTCAGAGTCTTTCTAAGCGGGAACAGCAGCAGTACACCGGCGCGTTCCCCAAATCAACTTTGGTACAACAAGAGGTAGTCAACACAAGAGGTAATGTCGAACCCCAAGTGCCCCCCGTAGCACGTGAAGGTAAGCCACTTTGTGATCCAATTATTAATCCACCTGTACCATCAAAATTCGAACACTCCCTCCAACAAATTATCAAACAATTTGGAACGATGGCATCAACGGCCACGATTCCGTCGTTGGAAGCGAATGTGCTTCCAATCGAAACAAAACCCGTTCCGTTGTCCGGAACGAATGTTGGCTTGCAGCCACCGGCAAATCCAATTATTCATGGAATCGTTCCCCCACCCGCGGGTACGCCGATTTCTGGCCCGTCGCTAATAAACCCGGTGCTATCTATCGGAACAGTTCCCCCTCCGCTGGGACTACCGATTATTGATCAATTTACTCCCTCCCCCTCGCAGTTATCCGCGCGTCAAGTGATGTCCCGCGATCTACCTACGTTTTCGGGCAACCCAGCTGACTGGCCAATATTCATTAGCACCTTCATGAATAGCTCGTTAGCGTGTGGATATAATAGCGCCGAAAATCTCGCGCGTCTTCAACGTTGTCTGAAAGGACCCGCGTATGAATCTGTCAAAAGTAGATTGTTGCTTCCTGAATCAGTGCCGCATGTAATTGATACCCTTCGTTTGTTGTATGGACGACCTGAATTGTTAATCAGTGCTCTACTACAGAAAGTGCGCAGTGTTCCGGCGCCGAAAGCGGAAAGATTGGAGACAGTCATCGACTTCGGTATAGCTGTGCGTAGTCTCTGTGATCACCTGGAAGCCGCTGGACAACAAGAGCACCTATCTAATCCCACGTTGCTGATGGAGTTAGTGGGGAAACTGCATGCGCACACTAAGATGCAATGGGCGGATCATATACAGCAGCATGCGGTGGTCAACCTTAAAGTGTTCAGGGACTTCATGCTCAGGGTCGTCACTGCCGTTAGCAGAGTAACAATGTACGTTGGCGAGGACGGCGGCTATCAGCAGAAGCCTAGGCAGAAGGGAGCTGTGAATACCCACACGAGCGAAGCGGAGTCATTTCAGGAGATCGTGCGCGAGAAGGAACGGGTGTGTGCGTGCTGCAAGAAACCAGGGCACCGAGTATCGGCATGCTCTGCGTTTAAAGCGTATACCGTAGATAACCGGTGGAAGTTTGCGCAAAATAACGGGCTGTGTCGGAGCTGCCTTAATGCGCATGGAAGGAGAAGCTGTAGAAACGCAACACGGTGTGTGATCGAGGGATGTCAGTATCGTCATCATCCGCTCCTGCATTCTGATCGAGTTAGTTCCATTAATCGTCCTACCCAAGGATCGTCTACAGTACAGAATCACACGCATCGGCAAAGCAAGCAGGCTCTTCTATTCCGTATTATACCAGTCGCCATCTCAGGGCCGCGAGCTACCATCGAAACTTTCGCTTTTCTGGATGATGGCTCGGATCTATCGCTGATCGAGAACGACCTAGTAGAGCAACTGGGAATCGACGGTAGGACAACACCTTTGTGCCTGAAGTGGACAGGGAACGTCACCCGTGTCGAATCGGATTCGAAACAAGTTCGAATTACGATCAGAGGAGCTAGCAGCGCAAAACAATTCACTATTGATGATATCCGTACTGTAAAGGAGCTTACTTTGCCGGAGCAGAGTTTAGATTACGGTGAACTGGCGCAACGTTATCGTTACCTCCAAGGTTTACCGATTGTCAGTTACGCAAATGCTGTTCCCCGTCTGTTGATAGGCGTTAACAACGTGAACCTCACTGTCCCGCTGCAAGTGAAGGAAGGCAAGAAGAGCGATCCTGTTGCAGTGAAAACCAGACTAGGATGGTGCATCTTCGGCGGTAGTGGTAAGGAGGGCACGCATTCACTGAATTACCATGCCTGTGAGTGCGCCAGCGACCAGGACTTACATATTGCGGTGaaggaatatttttcaatggAAGATGTAGGAATGAAGCCGTCGATAGTTCTGGAATCCGACGAGGATAAGCGGGCTAGGAGCATCATGGAGCAGTCGACGAGACGAGTAGGTGACCAGTTCGAAACAGGTATACTGTGGCGGTACGACGACATCGAACTTCCGGATAGCTACAATATGGCATTCAAGAGGTTTGAGTGTCTGGAGCGCAAGATGATGAGAGATCCAGAGCTGGCTGCAAATCTGAAGAACCAGATAGCGGAGTACCAGCAGAAAGGATATGCGCATTGTGCTACGAAGGCAGAATTAGAACGAGCAGACCCAAAACGCGCGTGGTACCTGCCGCTAGGAGCAGTGACAAATCCCCGGAAACCAGGTAAAGTTCGACTGGTATGGGACGCAGCAGCAAAGGTGGATGGAATATCTCTGAACTCTATGCTGCTTAAAGGACCGGATCAACTTACATCGCTTCCAGCAGTTCTGTCGCGGTTCCGACAATATAAAGTAGGAGTGTCTGCAGATATACGAGAAATGTTCCACCAGCTGTTGATCCGCGAGCCGGACCGTCATTCTCAACGTTTCTTATTCCGGAATGACCCAACAAAACCGGTGGAAACTTACATCATGGATGTGGCAACATTTGGATCCACGTGTTCACCGGCGTCAGCGCAGTACGTTAAAAATAAAAACGCGGAAGAATTCTCGGACCGTTTCCCACGAGCAGTAGAGGGAATTCTGAAAAGCCACTATGTGGATGATTATCTCGATAGCTTCGAGAATGACGAAGAAGCCGAGCGAGTGTCGCGGGAAATTGCAACTATACACCAGAAAGGAGGATTTCATCTTAGGACCTGGGTATCGAACAGTGCTGGAGTTCTTCGTGGACTGAAGGAGGCGTCCGCTAACCCTAGCAAAAGCCTATGCTTGAACGCAGTGGACAGAGGCGATCGCGTGTTGGGCATGCTCTGGCAGACTTCAGAGGATGAGTTGCTGTTCTCGATGGAAATTAAAGAGGAGATACAACTGGTGATAGATAACGGTAAGCGGCCAACAAAACGTCAGATGTTAAAATGCCTAATGGGCGTATTCGATCCACTGGGATTGCTGAGTGTGTCTCTCGTTCATGGAAAGATTCTCCTTCAGGATGTATGGCGAGCAGGATTGCAGTGGGACGAACAGGTAACTGAAGAAATATTCGATCGTTGGGTTAGGTGGACCGGTCTGTTCCCTAAAATCAGAGGCCTGCGGATCCCACGGTGCTACTTCAAGGAAGCGAATGTGCAGGTGTATGATCATCTTCAATTGCACGTTTTCGTCGATGCAAGTGAAGTCGCTTTCTCCGCCGTAGCGTACTTCAGAGTGACCAACACTGAAGGCAAAGCAGAGTGCTCGATAGTCGCGGCCAAAACGAAGGTTGCACCGCTGAAGCCACTCTCGATTCCTCGCATGGAGCTACAAGCAGCAGTTCTGGGCAGCCGTTTAGTGTCGTTTGTTCAGGAGAATCACAGCGTGAAGGTGAAGCAGCGTTTTCTGTGGAGTGATTCCGCCACAGTGTTGGCCTGGTTACGCGCCGATCATCGTCGGTACACGCAGTACGTAGCATGCCGAGTAGGGGAGATATTGACAACGACAGACCTCGCAGAATGGCACTGGGTCCCCAGTAAGCTAAATCCTGCAGATGCCGCAACAAAGTGGGGTAAGAATCCGTGTCCGGAAGCAACCGACGAGTGGTTTAAAGGTCCTGAATTTCTTCGGCTTGCCGAGGAGAATTGGCCGAAGCAACCGAAACCTTCAAAGGTGCCTGAAGAGGAACTGAGACCCTGCTTCCTGATCCAGGGGTCAACTATTCCGGAGGTTGTGATAGATTTTTCTAGATTCTCTAGGTGGAGACGATTGCTAGGCGCAGTTGCATACGTACACCGTTTCTTGGGCAATTGTAGGCGTAGATGTCGAGGAGAGACGCCGGAATTGCTGCATCTTAGTCAAGAGGAACTGAAGAAGGCGAAGAACACGCTTGTGTGGATTGCGCAATGGCAGGAGTATCCAGATGAGATGATTGCAGTTTCGAGAGGACAAGCAGAATTACCTAAATCGAGCAGTTTGTATCAGTTGACACCAACAGTCGATGAGTGTGGCGTGCTACGCGTCGGCGGAAGAATTGGAGCTGCACCGCATACATCTTTCGATGCTAGGTTCCCGGTGATTCTCCCAAGAAAACATCCGGTGACGACGCTAGTTGTAGATGATTTCCATCGTACCTTTCGTCACGGTAATTCTGAAACGGTGGTGAACGAGATTCGGCAGTTCTACAGCATCTTCCAACTAAGGAGAGTGGTGAAGCAAGTTGCGACCGTCTGTCAGTGGTGCAGAGTGAAGAAGGCGACTCCGAAGGTTCCGCGAATGGCGCCGCTGCCTTTGGCCCGCTTGTCCTCGTTTACTCGACCATTCACCTACACCGGTATTGATTTTTTCGGACCGTTGCTGGTGAAAGTAGGAAGGAGCTCGGTTAAACGCTGGATATGTCTGTTCACCTGTCTAACCACCCGTGCTGTCCATGTGGAAGTTGCACACAGTCTTTCCACACCGTCCTGTATCAAATGCATCCGTCGCTTCATCTGTCGCCGAGGAGCGCCGGTGGAAATCTACTCCGACAACGGTACCAACTTCCAAGGTGCCGAACGACTGCTGCGGAAAGAACTCGAGAACGTACATGGAGAATTAGCAGCAACGTTCACAAACGCATCTACCAAATGGGTCTTTATCCCACCAGCTGCACCTCATATGGGAGGAGCGTGGGAGAGAATGGTGCGGTCCATAAAGTCAGCCATGGAAGCAGCCTACAACAACGACCGGAAACTGGACGATGAAGGGCTGGTGACGCTAGCCGTGGAAGCCGAGGGTATAGTGAAAAGCCGGCCACTTACCTACCTACCCCTAGATGCTGCTGAAGTAGAAGCCCTGACTCCTAACCATTTCCTGTTGGGAAGTTCCACTGGTGTTCGTCAGCCTGCAGTACCGTTCAGTGATCCTGTCTCTGCCGTAAAGAATTCTTGGAACCAAATACAACGTCAGCTGGACGTCTTCTGGAAGCGCTGGATACGGGAATATCTTCCGATGCTGACTAAGCGAATGAAGTGGTTCGGAGAAGTGAAACCAGTGGCTGTCGGAGATTTGGTCCTCATAGCAGACGAGGTCCGAAGGAATGGCTGGACGCGCGGGAAAATCAAAGATGTCGTGATAGCGGAAGACGGACGAGTTCGACAAGCGATAGTTCAGACTGCGAGGGGGATATTGCGTAGACCGGTATCGAAGTTAGCCGTGTTGGAGGTTGAGTTGGATGGTAAAACTGGGACCAGTGGCCAGTGTTACGGGGGGGAGAATGTTACTGCCAACACTGCTCTTGGTGGTGTAACTGTTGCTGAACAGTACTGTCATACGGTTGAAACGTCATCCGTGGACGATGACGTGACCCGACGGCGGGAGCAGAGCTGTCATTCTCAAAAGTGCTGA